Proteins co-encoded in one Arachis stenosperma cultivar V10309 chromosome 7, arast.V10309.gnm1.PFL2, whole genome shotgun sequence genomic window:
- the LOC130941902 gene encoding protein PIN-LIKES 2: MSGGSAGLYENFNMRSGGADLASAIVPLLKLLCLTVIGLFLANPRMQFIPRATFRLLSKLVFALFLPCLIFTELGGSITLQNFLEWWFIPVNVLVSTALGCLLGFLVVVICRPPPELTRFTIIMTGFGNTGNLPLALVGSVCHSKDNPFGSHCNSRGVSYVSFSQWVAVILVYTFVYHMMEPPMQYYEIVEEGNEIEEQRLNDISRPLLVEAEWPGIEDKETEHSKTPFIARVFKSISGISSSTVPDLEITAESSGGNSPRSIRCLAEPRVVRRIRIVAEQTPIQHILQPPTIASLLAIFIGMIPQLKALFFGFDAPLLFITDSLEILGGAMVPSVMLVLGGMLAEGPNESKLGLRTTIGIIVARLLVLPLLGIGIVTLSDKLNFLGEPDAMFRFVLLLQYTTPSAILLGAIASLRGYAVSEASALLFWQHIFALFSLSLYIVIYFKIISYI; encoded by the coding sequence GGACTATTTCTTGCAAACCCTAGAATGCAATTCATCCCCAGAGCCACATTTAGACTCCTTAGTAAACTTGTTTTTGCTCTGTTCTTGCCCTGCCTTATATTCACCGAGCTCGGGGGAAGCATTACTCTTCAGAACTTTCTGGAATGGTGGTTTATACCTGTAAATGTGCTTGTCAGTACTGCTTTGGGGTGCTTACTCGGGTTCTTGGTGGTTGTCATATGTCGCCCTCCGCCGGAGTTAACCAGATTTACTATTATAATGACAGGGTTTGGGAACACCGGGAATCTTCCCCTTGCCTTGGTTGGATCCGTTTGCCATAGTAAGGATAACCCATTTGGATCTCACTGCAACTCAAGAGGGGTATCTTATGTGTCCTTTTCACAATGGGTTGCTGTGATTCTTGTATACACCTTTGTCTATCACATGATGGAGCCTCCTATGCAGTATTATGAGATTGTTGAGGAAGGGAATGAGATTGAGGAACAGAGACTTAACGATATCAGTAGGCCgcttcttgttgaagctgagtGGCCTGGAATTGAGGATAAAGAGACTGAACATTCTAAGACTCCTTTTATTGCCAGGGTTTTTAAGAGCATCTCAGGAATATCGTCATCTACTGTACCAGATCTCGAGATTACAGCGGAAAGCAGTGGTGGGAACAGTCCTAGGTCTATTAGGTGTTTGGCGGAACCTAGAGTTGTTAGAAGAATTCGAATTGTTGCTGAACAAACACCAATTCAGCACATACTTCAACCCCCAACAATTGCATCTCTATTGGCTATCTTCATTGGAATGATACCTCAACTGAAAGCTTTGTTCTTCGGATTTGATGCACCATTGTTATTCATTACAGACAGCTTAGAGATTTTAGGTGGGGCAATGGTACCTTCTGTGATGCTCGTATTGGGGGGCATGCTTGCTGAAGGTCCAAATGAGTCGAAACTTGGACTTAGAACTACGATTGGTATAATTGTGGCAAGACTCCTGGTTCTTCCTCTTCTGGGAATTGGGATTGTGACATTGTCAGATAAGCTAAATTTCTTGGGTGAGCCTGATGCCATGTTCAGATTTGTGCTTTTGTTACAGTATACTACACCAAGTGCTATTTTACTGGGAGCTATTGCCAGCTTGCGGGGCTATGCAGTTAGTGAAGCTTCAGCGCTTCTCTTCTGGCAACACATATTTGCCCTATTCTCCCTTTCCTTGTACATTgtaatctatttcaaaataatttcataCATCTAA